In Peromyscus leucopus breed LL Stock chromosome 16_21, UCI_PerLeu_2.1, whole genome shotgun sequence, a single genomic region encodes these proteins:
- the LOC114696448 gene encoding keratin-associated protein 12-1-like has protein sequence MCHTSCSSGCQPACCVSSSCQPACCVSSPCQPACCVSSPCQPACCVSSPCQASCCVSSPCQPACCRPAICIPVRYQVACCVPVSCRPTVCMAPSCQSSVCVPVSCRPVCVSSSCQSSGCCQPSCPTLVCRPVTCSNSSCCC, from the coding sequence atgTGTCACACCAGCTGCTCCTCAGGCTGCCAGCCAGCCTGCTGTGTGTCCAGCTcctgccagccagcctgctgtgtgtccagcccctgccagccagcctgctgTGTGTCTAGCCcctgccagccagcctgctgtgtgtccagccccTGCCAGGCATcctgctgtgtgtccagcccctgccagccagcctgctgCAGGCCTGCCATATGCATTCCTGTGAGGTACCAGGTGgcctgctgtgtgcctgtgagCTGCAGGCCCACTGTGTGCATGGCTCCCTCCTGccagtcctctgtgtgtgtgcccgtgaGCTGCCGGCCTGTCTGTGTGAGCTCCTCCTGCCAGTCATCCGGGTGCTGCCAgccctcctgccccaccctggTCTGCAGACCTGTCACCTGCAGCaactcctcctgctgctgctga